The genomic DNA CTGGGCGCTGATCATGTTGCCAGTGAGGCACATCTCCATCGCCTTGGATTTGCCCACAACGCGAGTGAGTCGCTGGGTGCCGCCAGCTCCGGGAATGGTGCCGAGAGCGATCTCAGGCTGTCCAAACTTGGCCTTGTCGCCTGCATAGATGATGTCACACATCATGGCCAGCTCGCAGCCACCACCGAGGGCGTAGCCATTCACAGCGGCAATGATGGGCTTCTGGGTGCGGGCCACCTCAACCCAGTCATTGAGGAAGTTGCCCTGAATGCACTGCGAGTAGGTGTTGGGCAACATCTCCTTGATGTCGGCGCCCGCGGCGAAGGCTTTCTCACTGCCAGTCAGCACAATGGCGGCGATGTTCTTGTCCTTACTGAACTGCTGCAGGGCGATGGAGATTTCCTTCATGAGGCCATTGCAGAGTGCATTAAGAGCCTTGGGACGGTTCAATGTGATCACGCCcacatttttcttctctcccGTAATATCGGTCTTAATAAACTCCCAGTTGCCGGCCGCTGCGGAGTGAAAGAGATGGCCTTATGAGGTGATCTGATTACGCAACAAAGAATGTTTGTGAACGGTGGGGATGAAAAAAAACGACGAAAAGTCGAAAGTGCCGGCAAAAGTGGAACTGCAATGATCTCTAGCAGCTGTTCGTTGCAATTGTGGACTTTGCTCCCCATGCACTTGATACTTACTGGAAGCGCTGCGACTGAATCTGGTGGCCACCTGTGGCTGTCTGGCGGCAGCCTGGAGCATGCTCTGGGTGCGGGAAGCGAAGATCTTTGCAATGTTGGCCATGTTGAACAAATCTGTTACCGGCTGTTAAATGCAATTCGTTATCTAATGATGCTGGAATTCACTTTGGAGGCTGATGCTTACGCTTGGGGCACTGGAACAATAATGTGGAGCTGGGGGCGCGAGATAAACATGATTctagtaacaaaaaaaacgacgTCTCACAACACTAGTGCTACGCCCGCTTCGCAGCACTAAACTGTTGCTGTTTAAATTTGGTTGGCGTTTCAGTactttagtttagttttaatAGTTAACAATTCAAGAACGAGTTTCTGTTAGACCTTGACTATGTCTGATTGCTTTGGaggcctgttgcctgttgtgTCTACAAGCCAAATTTGCTCTTCATGCGGCCTATGGCGGTCATCTCTGAGCACTTTGTAGATGAGCACCAGCAGGCCGGCGACGATTAGTAAGGAGAAAATTGCTATGACCAGGCCAAAATCGAATGATGTGGGAGCTGCAAGTAAGCGATTATTATAATATGCATTAACTTTTGTTCAACCTTCTACTTACTTTCACAGTATGGAAACAGATGCAGCCACATGGGTGCATTGCAGATATTCTCTTGTTCTCCTTTGAGCGAATGATCAGCTGGGCAATCATAGTGAATCCTCGTGTCGTTGGGGACACTCGTGCCCGCATGAAGGACTGCATTGCTGGAATGCTTTATTATTAGATTGGTTATCTGTGGCACTACGCACTCGTCAGGCAGGTTTCGCATTGACGTTGTCGATGTCCCCATTAACATGTCGTTGTCTGTGGATGCTGTTGGGTTGATTGTGGAGCTGGCTATGGTGACGCCCTCGCATAAGGTGGCCAGCTCATCATCCCCATCCAGACAATCGTTCTTTCCATCACAAAGTCTCGAATACGGTACGCACTGGCCGGACTGGCAGTACATCTCCCAGTTGTCGCAGTTGGCCTGTTGCATCTGGGCCCGGCACAGCCATCTTTCCTCATCGGATCCATCCACACAGTCGTGCTGGCCATCACAGACGGCCGTGCTGGCAATACAAGCGCCATAGCTGCAACGGAAGCTGTAGCCAGGACACCAGACCTTGCCGCACATCTCGACAGTCTCATCGGAGGCATCCAAGCATTGGGCCCTGCCATCGCACAGCCGATCCAGTTGAATGCAATCGCCGCTACCACAGCGATGCGTGCAATTTGTGGTGGTGTTGTGCGCTCCAGAGCTGGCCACACAGatgagaagcagcagcaaaatggaaCGATTCTGATGCGCGCTGTTCATTCTGGCTGGCTTTCGGTATAGAGACTGCCGATTCCATTTGATATTTCAAGGCTATTATGGCGGAATCCCCCCTAGCATGCTAAAAACCCGTTTGATATGACGATCTCATGGGCTTTTCTAAGCGCCTTTAACGATTAccttccgtgtgtgtgtgttacagCGCATATTATTAAATTTGCTTGTTTATGTAGTATCAATCTCGGGTTATCTGTTCCAACTCTGACGCTTGCAAATGGGTTCATTTTGACTAGAACTCGGAACTCGGGTAGTGCCCACACAATCGAAAGCGCTTCTGGGGGGAGTTCGATGACTTTTTCTGATGAGTAATTATACTTTATTTCTCATTGCGAGTAAGTATACTTATGCTATTGTTAATAGAGTCTTCTATTTTATAATTCAAATGGTTAATTATAAGGAAAAACTTTCTCTAGACAGTGTTAGTTggatgcacatacatatacataacgACAGCTCcttgtgtgtggctgctggccgGAAACGAAAACTGAAATACTTTTAGTAAACTTAAGTAACGTGTCAATGGGGCTTTCGGCGAGGAAAGGGACCTAAGTTTATTTCTTGTGGGCAGATACTGTCGGCGTTCCGTATAACTTGCGCTTCTTCATGGTGCCCTTGAAGGGAGTCGCTGCAATAAATGCGCTGTAAACATTGCAGTGGCTTAAGTTCATCCAACTACTCACCATATATTGATAGCAAgtccttgttgctgctgggcacTCGCTTCACAACGGTGGCTGGCGCACGGGGCGAGTCTATAACAATATATTGCTCCCAGAATGCAATTGGCAGCTCGAGCAATGCTTTCATCACCTGCTTCTGCGTAAAGACCTCTGTGTAGATGGCATGTTGATCGGGGTCCGGCGAAGAGTATCCCACAATGGTGGGTCCAAAGATAAGCGAGAGGTTGTCGATCGGCATTTGCACCACTGGGCATTGAGCGATGCGCTGGAAATGCAGAATTAGGAAGGCCAACGTATCCCGATTGGCCTGGGGCATCTGCTTTACAGACTTGTATAGCATCTCCTGGGTCATGG from Drosophila subobscura isolate 14011-0131.10 chromosome E, UCBerk_Dsub_1.0, whole genome shotgun sequence includes the following:
- the LOC117891514 gene encoding enoyl-CoA hydratase, mitochondrial — protein: MANIAKIFASRTQSMLQAAARQPQVATRFSRSASTAGNWEFIKTDITGEKKNVGVITLNRPKALNALCNGLMKEISIALQQFSKDKNIAAIVLTGSEKAFAAGADIKEMLPNTYSQCIQGNFLNDWVEVARTQKPIIAAVNGYALGGGCELAMMCDIIYAGDKAKFGQPEIALGTIPGAGGTQRLTRVVGKSKAMEMCLTGNMISAQEAEKLGLASKVVPADQLLAEAIKLAEKIGTHSSLIVQLCKESVNTAYETTLQEGLKFERRTFHATFSTADRKEGMTAFAEKRPANFTNE
- the LOC117891513 gene encoding modular serine protease; protein product: MNSAHQNRSILLLLLICVASSGAHNTTTNCTHRCGSGDCIQLDRLCDGRAQCLDASDETVEMCGKVWCPGYSFRCSYGACIASTAVCDGQHDCVDGSDEERWLCRAQMQQANCDNWEMYCQSGQCVPYSRLCDGKNDCLDGDDELATLCEGVTIASSTINPTASTDNDMLMGTSTTSMRNLPDECVVPQITNLIIKHSSNAVLHAGTSVPNDTRIHYDCPADHSLKGEQENICNAPMWLHLFPYCETPTSFDFGLVIAIFSLLIVAGLLVLIYKVLRDDRHRPHEEQIWLVDTTGNRPPKQSDIVKV